A part of Thermotoga petrophila RKU-1 genomic DNA contains:
- a CDS encoding PQQ-binding-like beta-propeller repeat protein, whose amino-acid sequence MWRKTVLFCIFLVSYLFSAQLMVVQGNLASLVEVEGDSLKKNLEVTFPFSPLDGVVVSDTAYFATGNALLEYNLKSKEIIRSLKIPAKKLKWNDERLVVICEKEVLLLDPVSFKYSKISFQQSVSDVDFYEGYLLVSHGKYVSLMKNSEEIWKIEAEAEINKISVNKEKKAFAALTSDGTIFLVDLENVLAPKVVFFSKFEEAEDLEWIEDFLIVFFRNKVITMNAAKLTSPRAFKEYIASGNTTSVVKLLDSILFTKGNDLYRVGVFSLKKIGTAQRVFPVLAQGEMYTPGDLIWQLNLEAEVRSSPVIFENLLVVADVEGIVHAISMSGGKLWSYRTGFVITAPPRVFMERIYVTSWDNFLYAISQNGQLVWKIDLGADVSKPFEVNSYGIYLATDSGEVYFIDHDSSIVWRFKDEEWISTGVTVDENGVVYFGTSRSLYSLYSNGSLRWKTRTGYLLTMKPIIIDRYVITGSNSGWLLCVNRTNGNVVWKKKLPLSLNSQLSAFEGTVFVNAEDGIYSIDLSGNVKRIISASTPSPVAVSKEGYVYFVSEGVLYSFTLDGKRRWERKVGESTVEPVVGEERVVVVTRSGNLYCFFDSVHP is encoded by the coding sequence CGTGGTTTCAGATACGGCATATTTTGCGACCGGAAACGCTCTTCTGGAGTACAATCTGAAGAGCAAAGAAATCATCCGATCGCTGAAAATACCGGCAAAGAAATTGAAGTGGAACGATGAACGTTTGGTGGTGATCTGCGAAAAAGAGGTTCTGCTTCTGGATCCCGTTTCTTTCAAATACAGCAAGATCAGTTTTCAACAATCCGTTTCTGACGTCGATTTCTACGAAGGCTACCTGCTGGTGAGTCATGGAAAATACGTTTCTCTCATGAAGAACAGTGAAGAGATCTGGAAGATAGAGGCCGAGGCAGAGATAAACAAGATTTCTGTAAACAAAGAGAAAAAAGCGTTCGCCGCTTTAACTTCCGATGGAACGATTTTTCTGGTGGATTTGGAAAACGTTTTGGCACCGAAGGTCGTTTTCTTCTCGAAATTTGAAGAAGCAGAAGACTTAGAATGGATCGAAGACTTTCTGATCGTCTTTTTCAGAAACAAAGTGATCACCATGAACGCGGCAAAATTGACGTCTCCCAGAGCGTTCAAAGAGTATATTGCAAGCGGGAACACCACATCGGTTGTAAAACTCCTGGATTCAATCCTCTTCACAAAAGGTAACGACCTCTACAGAGTGGGAGTCTTCTCTCTGAAGAAGATCGGAACAGCTCAAAGGGTTTTTCCGGTTCTTGCTCAGGGTGAGATGTACACACCGGGAGATCTGATCTGGCAGCTGAATCTGGAAGCCGAGGTGAGATCTTCACCCGTCATTTTTGAGAATCTGCTGGTTGTGGCGGATGTAGAAGGAATCGTTCACGCTATCTCGATGAGCGGTGGAAAACTCTGGAGTTACAGAACAGGTTTCGTCATAACGGCACCACCCCGCGTTTTCATGGAAAGGATCTACGTAACGAGCTGGGACAACTTCCTCTACGCCATATCTCAAAACGGTCAGCTGGTGTGGAAAATCGATCTTGGGGCTGATGTTTCAAAGCCTTTTGAAGTGAATTCCTACGGTATTTACCTTGCCACCGACAGCGGCGAAGTGTACTTCATCGATCACGATTCTTCCATCGTGTGGCGATTCAAAGACGAAGAGTGGATTTCAACCGGTGTAACGGTCGATGAAAACGGAGTCGTCTATTTTGGAACTTCGAGAAGTCTGTACTCTCTCTATTCAAATGGTTCCTTGAGATGGAAAACCCGCACAGGATATCTTCTAACGATGAAACCAATAATCATCGACAGATATGTGATCACTGGAAGTAACTCAGGCTGGTTGTTGTGCGTTAACAGAACAAACGGTAACGTGGTCTGGAAAAAGAAACTTCCTCTCTCGCTGAATTCACAACTTTCAGCTTTCGAAGGTACCGTTTTTGTGAACGCGGAAGATGGAATCTACTCGATCGACCTTTCCGGTAATGTGAAAAGAATCATTTCAGCTTCCACTCCTTCTCCGGTGGCTGTTTCAAAGGAAGGATACGTATACTTCGTGTCTGAGGGCGTTCTTTACTCCTTCACGCTCGATGGAAAGAGAAGATGGGAAAGAAAGGTCGGGGAGAGTACCGTAGAACCCGTTGTTGGTGAAGAACGTGTAGTGGTTGTCACCAGAAGTGGAAATCTCTACTGTTTCTTCGATTCTGTTCATCCTTAG